The Haemorhous mexicanus isolate bHaeMex1 chromosome 8, bHaeMex1.pri, whole genome shotgun sequence genome includes a window with the following:
- the LOC132330609 gene encoding intraflagellar transport protein 70B-like: MEAAPVPEGQHTAVVYGLIGSGRFAEAVSLLNRGLQKSCRSRGCLSLLGYCHYQLQEFAAAAECYEQLVALHPQLLPYRLCHAQALYKAGLFAEALRVASPLLDVPAFHRRALRLQAAVHYAQGDLPAAQSLVEEELAAAADGGSGAAEDPSERADAEVNLGCLLYRQGRHEEASGKFASAMQVLGYCPELSYNMALCSYAAKQYHAALKYISDIIKRGIHQHPELNVGMTTEGIDVRSVGNTMLLHRTALVEAFNLKAAIEYQLRNVRAAQEALTDMPPRAEEELDPVTLHNQALMNMDDQPTDGFGKLQFLLLQNPCPPETFGNLLLLYCKHQYYDLAADVLAENAHLTYKLLTPYLYNFLDAIITCQTAPEEAFHKLDDSAGTITEQLRKLTKQVQEARQNWDDEALKKAINEYDETLDKYIPVLMAQAKIYWDMKNYPMVEKIFHKSVEFCKEHEVWKLNVAHVLFMQENKYKEAISFYEPIVKKHYDDILDVSAIVLANLCVSYILTSQNEDAEELMRKIEKAEEQLSYDQPDKNTYHLCIVNLVIGTLYCVKGNYDFGISRIIKSLEPYNKKLSTDTWYYAKRCFLSLLENMSKHMIMLRDSAIQECLQFLKQCEQYGRNIPAVIEHPLEESGMHSGKNTVTYEARLLRALMYKITGWAE, from the coding sequence ATGGAGGCCGCGCCGGTGCCCGAGGGGCAGCATACAGCCGTGGTGTACGGGCTCATCGGCAGCGGGCGCTTCGCGGAGGCGGTGTCGCTGCTGAACCGCGGGCTGCAGAAGAGCTGCCGCTCCCGGGGCTGCCTCTCGCTGCTGGGCTACTGCCACTACCAGCTGCAGGAGTTCGCGGCGGCGGCCGAGTGCTACGAGCAGCTGGTGGCGCTGCACCCGCAGCTGCTCCCGTACCGCCTGTGCCACGCGCAGGCCCTCTACAAGGCCGGGCTGTTCGCCGAGGCCCTGCGCGTCGCCAGCCCGCTGCTGGACGTCCCCGCCTTCCACCGCCGGGCCTTGCGCCTCCAGGCCGCTGTCCACTATGCCCAGGGCGACCTCCCGGCGGCCCAGAGCCTGGTGGAGGAGGAGCTCGCCGCCGCTGCTGATGGCGGCTCAGGAGCGGCCGAGGACCCGTCGGAGCGGGCCGATGCCGAGGTCAACCTGGGCTGCCTGCTGTACCGGCAGGGCCGGCACGAAGAGGCCAGCGGCAAGTTTGCCAGCGCCATGCAAGTGTTGGGGTACTGCCCGGAGCTGTCCTACAACATGGCGCTGTGCTCCTACGCGGCCAAGCAGTACCATGCTGCCCTCAAGTACATATCCGACATCATCAAGCGCGGCATCCACCAGCACCCAGAGCTCAACGTGGGCATGACCACCGAGGGCATCGACGTCCGCAGCGTGGGCAACACAATGCTCCTGCACCGCACGGCCCTGGTGGAGGCCTTCAACCTCAAGGCGGCCATCGAGTACCAGCTGCGCAACGTGCGAGCGGCGCAGGAAGCGCTCACGGATATGCCACCCAGGGCCGAGGAAGAGCTGGATCCCGTCACACTGCACAACCAGGCACTCATGAACATGGACGACCAGCCCACTGATGGGTTTGGGAAGCTGCAGTTTCTTCTCCTGCAGAACCCCTGTCCACCAGAAACTTTTGGTAACTTGCTGCTTCTCTATTGCAAGCATCAATACTATGACCTGGCAGCTGATGTGCTGGCAGAAAATGCCCATCTGACTTACAAACTGCTCACACCTTATCTGTACAACTTCTTGGATGCCATTATTACTTGTCAAACTGCCCCTGAGGAGGCTTTCCACAAGCTAGATGATTCAGCAGGGACAATAACTGAGCAGCTGAGAAAACTCACAAAACAGGTACAGGAAGCTAGGCAAAATTGGGATGATGAAGCTCTAAAAAAGGCAATTAATGAATATGATGAGACTCTGGATAAATATATACCTGTCTTGATGGCCCAGGCAAAGATTTACTGGGACATGAAGAACTACCCAATGGTAGAAAAGATCTTCCACAAATCAGTGGAGTTCTGCAAGGAGCACGAGGTGTGGAAGCTCAATGTAGCTCACGTGCTCTTCATGCAGGAGAACAAGTATAAAGAGGCTATTAGCTTCTATGAGCCAATAGTTAAAAAGCACTACGACGACATTCTCGATGTCAGTGCCATTGTGTTGGCAAACCTCTGCGTTTCCTACATCCTGACGAGCCAGAATGAGGATGCAGAGGAACTGATGAGGAAGATTGAGAAGGCAGAAGAGCAGCTGTCTTATGATCAACCTGATAAAAACACCTACCATCTTTGCATTGTCAATCTAGTCATTGGTACCCTCTACTGTGTGAAGGGAAACTACGACTTCGGTATTTCAAGGATCATTAAAAGCCTGGAGCCCTATAACAAAAAGCTGAGCACGGACACGTGGTATTACGCTAAGCGGTGTTTCCTGTCCTTGCTGGAGAACATGTCCAAGCACATGATCATGCTGCGGGACAGTGCGATTCAAGAGTGCCTGCAGTTTCTGAAGCAGTGTGAACAGTATGGAAGAAACATCCCAGCTGTCATTGAGCACCCCCTGGAAGAGAGTGGGATGCACAGTGGGAAAAACACAGTCACCTATGAAGCCAGGCTTTTGAGGGCACTGATGTATAAGATCACTGGGTGGGCTGAGTAA